The genomic DNA AAAATCTTATATAGCACATACCCATAGTTTTGAACGAGAACTTCTTCCGAATTTTTATAATCACCGCTGGAAACATATCCTTTAATCATATTCCATAACAGACTGAAGAATGCCTTAATTACTGTTATTGTTGGAAGTTTAAGCAGGACATCACTAATAGCCAAGGGATATTTGAAGTAGCTGTCTAAAAATTTAATAGTGATTGTTCTGTTGAATTTTATCAAATCACCTTTAGCTATTTCTTTTATGTCATTTAAAATCTCTTCATCAGTTGTATGAAAAGCATGAGGTCCATATTCATAGATATTCCCATTAAGAAGCACACCGCCAGCCAAACCGCCAACTCGTGGCAACTGGTCGATAACAGTGACGATACATCCCTTTTTTGAAAGACGCCAGCCGGCAGCCAACCCCGTGGCGCCCGCACCAAGAACAGCTATTTTTTTTGGCAAATATCTACTCCTAAATTT from Candidatus Schekmanbacteria bacterium includes the following:
- a CDS encoding FAD-dependent oxidoreductase, giving the protein MPKKIAVLGAGATGLAAGWRLSKKGCIVTVIDQLPRVGGLAGGVLLNGNIYEYGPHAFHTTDEEILNDIKEIAKGDLIKFNRTITIKFLDSYFKYPLAISDVLLKLPTITVIKAFFSLLWNMIKGYVSSGDYKNSEEVLVQNYGYVLYKI